A portion of the Lolium rigidum isolate FL_2022 chromosome 1, APGP_CSIRO_Lrig_0.1, whole genome shotgun sequence genome contains these proteins:
- the LOC124695955 gene encoding FBD-associated F-box protein At5g56370-like, whose amino-acid sequence MESRPSKVGQDRDRISALPDDLLLAILERLTLHEAVRAGAVSTRWRHLPHQLSRVDLDVDDFHGRAPVESMDAFAGAVCRLLDCKCDCNSRRSIKTLGLRFHLSAPNLSSIGRAVEDTVSRGQTELLEFEVVPPTSDSDLTAVGRTELGQQFMSFSRACPIAFRWLTDLWLTSLDLGDADLPSLMGACDKLQHLSLTSCRFGWHSALEIDVPNSAIQSLEFVRCSCMRIELVSLPKLTHLMCESWNSSAMYLGYVPQLRSVILCSHAGVGQAPFALSECLTTDVTSPSQLHLNFSCQMIWIKPEHPKLLTPIFRNLKDLWLWHIFPECDLNWTLFILEAAPALQMFILSRARHSCVKTSELSAEKANVVWEPSKEMKHLNLRLLVMIGFEEEDKVTNYIRFVMERAVGLRGIMLCGSKTCEACNAIDLESPTRYEADKACRRRIKERLTHGSSSSVKIINCDRDGNELVIINLIDEVLKSHSCWWSDSV is encoded by the exons ATGGAGTCACGGCCGTCCAAAGTCGGCCAAGATAGAGATCGAATCAGCGCATTACCGGACGATCTCCTCCTCGCAATCCTCGAACGCCTCACCCTGCATGAGGCGGTCCGTGCCGGCGCGGTCTCCACGCGGTGGCGGCACCTCCCGCACCAGCTCTCGCGTGTGGACCTCGACGTCGATGACTTCCATGGCAGGGCGCCGGTCGAGAGCATGGACGCGTTCGCGGGTGCGGTGTGCAGGTTGCTGGATTGCAAGTGCGACTGCAACAGCAGGCGTTCCATCAAGACCCTCGGCCTCCGCTTCCACCTGTCAGCCCCTAACCTGAGCTCCATCGGCCGCGCCGTCGAGGACACCGTGAGCCGTGGCCAGACCGAACtcctcgagttcgaggtagttcCGCCTACATCTGACTCTGACCTGACAGCCGTCGGGCGCACCGAGCTTGGTCAGCAATTCATGTCCTTCTCTCGTGCCTGCCCCATCGCCTTCCGGTGGCTCACCGACCTATGGCTCACGAGCCTCGACCTCGGGGACGCCGACCTGCCCAGCCTCATGGGCGCTTGCGATAAGCTCCAGCACCTCTCCTTAACATCCTGCAGGTTCGGTTGGCACTCTGCGCTCGAGATCGACGTGCCCAACTCTGCAATTCAGAGCCTCGAATTCGTCCGCTGTAGTTGCATGCGGATCGAGCTTGTTTCTCTGCCAAAGCTGACGCATCTCATGTGCGAGTCTTGGAACTCCTCGGCTATGTACCTCGGCTATGTACCTCAACTTCGCTCGGTGATCCTCTGTTCTCATGCAGGGGTGGGGCAGGCGCCCTTCGCGCTCAGCGAGTGCCTCACAACGGATGTCACGAGCCCGTCGCAGCTGCATCTTAATTTTAGCTGCCAAATG ATTTGGATTAAGCCTGAACATCCGAAACTGCTCACTCCTATATTCCGCAATCTCAAGGATTTGTGGCTTTGGCATATCTTTCCTGAGTGTGATCTCAACTGGACCCTGTTTATCCTTGAAGCTGCACCTGCCCTGCAAATGTTTATA TTAAGCCGGGCTCGTCATTCCTGCGTCAAAACGTCCGAGCTCAGTGCCGAGAAGGCCAACGTGGTGTGGGAACCATCCAAAGAAATGAAGCACCTGAACTTAAGGTTGCTCGTGATGATAGGGTTCGAGGAGGAAGACAAGGTGACAAACTATATAAGGTTTGTCATGGAACGAGCTGTGGGGTTGCGTGGAATCATGTTGTGTGGTAGTAAAACTTGCGAGGCATGCAATGCCATCGACCTCGAGTCCCCAACAAGATATGAGGCGGATAAAGCCTGCAGGCGTCGCATTAAGGAGCGACTCACACATGGATCCTCTTCGTCCGTGAAGATAATTAACTGCGATCGAGATGGAAATGAACTGGTAATAATTAATCTCATAGATGAAGTGCTCAAAAGTCACAGCTGTTGGTGGAGTGATAGCGTATGA